Below is a window of Bos javanicus breed banteng chromosome 6, ARS-OSU_banteng_1.0, whole genome shotgun sequence DNA.
tttttttttttcccccctttcataTCAGTGATTTGTACTAGACACCGGTTTGGGCAATTAGAACCCAAATATGTGCTGTAAGCTTGAGCGGAAGACCTGGGCGAGAACAGTAGCAATtgtgcacactttttttttttttttttactctttgagTTTTATGGTATTTTGGCTGTCTTGTCCATGTGTGTGTTCAGATCCAGAAGCTGACGGCTTGTTTTggtcaacaaatatatattgagtgaCTTCTTTGATCAAACACAGAATGTAACGTAGAAAATTGGAATAGTAAGTTTGGTTTCCCTACTTCAAGTTCTCTGAAATCAGCTGGGTTAAACCTTAAACCTCTAAGTTTTAACACATGTGTTTATCCAAAGCCCAAGGCAGAGATAATTTACTTCAGATTTTACTTAAACGTCCTTGACTCGTCAGGAATAGAAAATTCAAATCTGTAGCATCTTCTCCTGTTATTGCAGTTTAAACTTGAAAGACAGACTTTTAGTCCTGATATGGATAAAATGTGGCATGTTTTGTTAGCCAGTTCCAGAAGTTTCCAAATCTATTTTAAATCTAGACAGAAATAGTTAATTCCTATTCTTATTTAGCTTTGTTTTGTTCCCTTTGGGTCCTCCTTAACCTTAGATTCTAAGCTTCAACACAGAGCTTGTAAatagtttaacattttaatttctgaatCAGGTCTCTGGCTACTCTTCCTTTTAGCTATGTAAATAGGTTAAAACTAAGTTATTACTAACTCTTCTAAATaaatttttgcctgggaaatcccatggacagaggagcctggtggctatagtccatggggttgcaaaagagtcagacatgacttagtgacaacaGCAAACTAAATAAATGTCATAATGAACCCTTTGTTTAGGTATTTGGAAGATATGTATTCAGCCCTGTCAGAGAAGTAAGTTTCCTGCCAGatgaaaaaaaggaatttttacaGAGTGGACCAGACCTTCAAGAATTTATATCTGGTAATCTGGCCGACAAGAGTACCTGGGATGaatataaaggaaatttaaaacgCCAGAAAGGAGAAAGGTAATTGAAAATTTGGGGTAATTTTAACATCCCATTTCTTCATAGTGCATCATTTTCAGATATAACCAAAccctgaaatacatttttaatcagCTTGTTAAATTTAgctaaaaatcattaaaagaacTGATAACTAACATAGAATAGGCAAATaggtgaaattttcttttctctctgtcctctgaCGGCCTTGCTAGGACTTATCCATCCTACACCACCATCTCCCTTTGTCCATCCAGCAACAAGTGTCTTCAGAGAGCAAAGATTATCACCTTGATATTAGTCTGTTACACTTCGATAAGGTTTTCATTGTTACTGGGTGCTGATGATCTAACTTGTTTCTCCTAGCTAGGATAGCATGCCTTAGTTTAAAAGAATGGTAAGAGAATTTAGTGCAGAGCACCGATTGTTTTGGGAAATACTTTACCCAGCAACTTCTAGACTACAAGTGGGTGGAAGTCAAGGGAAACCTGAGGATATGTAGTCTTTACTccaaattttagatttttttccatttaacacCTATCAAAATCGAAGAGCAGAAATTTCACTTGTGGGGTCTCTTCTTAATCTGAACAAATACAGAACTTTTTGTCAGTATTATTCATTAGGGAATGAGATGTTTCaaaagctctttttttaaaaaaaaagatggtattcCTCTGTGCCTTTGCAAAACAAAGACATGAGCAAAGTGCCCTGATAGGCACAGTTATGAGTGTTTTCTAAAGTGGTTTGAGCAAATCTAAGTTTGATTCTGTTATCTCCtatggcagaaattaaaagaatcatTCCAGGATTACAGGGGGAAAATTCCCAATTGGTCATCATAATAGAGCAAAGTAACTTCAAAGCTGTGTGCTTATTTAGGAACATATTTGTTAACGTATAGTTATTTTGGCTTTCTGCAGGTTAAGACTACCTCCATGGCTAAAAACAGAGATTCCTATGgggaaaaattataataaactgAAAAACACTTTGCGGAATTTAAATCTTCACACAGTAAGTTTTCTTACTTACTGTTAAGGGTTAAGTATCCCTCATTACCAGAAGACATAATTTTTCTGTGCATATATAacttgaaaattaataaaatacatattgaaaATAGCAAGGAAAGTAAATAAAGGTGTTTTCACATTACTCTCAGTAATGGAAAtagatttaaaagttattttccctgcaaaagaagcaaaaagtaatTGTATTTCTTAGCCACTTATTTAATAGTACaaaccaaaaaatttttttctgccatTTAGGGAatgagaatttttgtttgttttgtattacAAATTAAGTACATGCTTGTTGGAAAGGATATATTAAATATGAAACATACTATATGAAATCTCAAATGTTTGTTATACCACTTTAACTATTCAACATACACCCTTGCAGACTTTTTTATTTGTACATATGCAACATATACATtcatagtttttaatttaaaaatagaatcctAATATCTGCATGGTTTGGCAGTTTAACGGGATTTCCAAATAGTGAATTTCTTAACATACTATATAAAGAATGGATAGTATAAAATGCCTGATGACTTATTTGCTCAATTGGTAAATATTTTCAACCTGATTGTATTCAGTTCCCTTTTGCTCATAGGTGTGTGAGGAAGCTCGATGTCCCAATATTGGAGAGTGTTGGGGAGGTGGAGAATATGCTACCGCCACAGCCACAATCATGGTAAAGCCACCCTCAAATTCCAGAGTTTTAGTTGAGAAACCGAAAGGAaatgttttatgtctttttcctACAAATGTTCATTTTGCGTCTCAAAAAATATGATGATATTTTTTGCTACATATGAGTTTGTGGTAGGGGGGAAACTTGATGGAATGATCTAGCTTGTTACCATCTCACCTTTCTCTGAATAAGTCTGTTATTGATTCTTCCATCTACCTGATAGAATATAATAATTATGTGCTACCTTGAACTACCTCttctattaatttatatttccctCTGATGGGCCTTTCAGTTAGCCCATGATCATCTGATCTTGAATGTGCTAAACTGGACTCCAGGAAGTAGGTTAGGCTCAGATCTCCTCTGCAGAGCTTTATTCTTGGACCAGCTGCTTGCCAAGGACATTTTTATCACAGAGGATGGAAGGACCACAAGAGGGCAAGCCAAGCATCCATGCACATTTGAGGCTTATGCTTGGTCATGCCTGCTGTCATTCTATTGGCCAAAATAAGTCACATGGCCAAGCCAGCCGTCAATGGGAGTAGAGGCCTAAGTTCCTCCCTCAGAAGGTGGGCTCTGCAAGTTACATGGCAATGGGTAAAATGTACGGTCTTAATATCATGGAGTAAGGAATGGAATTAACAATGCAGTCTACCATATTTATTCATACAAAGAGATTGAAATATTGGGTTAAATCTAAATTATGTCTAGCTTAAAGTTATACTTGTCTGAGGAATGTCTTATAAATGAGTTACACCAGCAAGAGACTATTTACGTGAGAAACTGGAGATTTGTGTGAGATAGAGCTCCTTCTAGAATAATACAGAGCCAGCCAGAGAGCTTTTCTAAGTTATGCAGCATCACTTCTTGAAAGAAGGAGTTATTCTGAATACTCCCTGATGGAAATCTCTGGTTTTATCCCTTGCCTGCTCTCCATGATCACTATTGGTGCATAGTGACTCCTGGGAGGTTTCATTGTTTCAGTAACATTCTGTGAGATGATGGGCCTAATTAGCATTGCAGTGAGTTCTTTCTGAGTGAGTTAAACATAAAGGGAAAGAATTGCTTTCTGCCTCAAATCAAAACCCCTACCATAGGGCTTTGAAACTCCAGTGGCTCCAAAACATCTGCAGTGGCTGTGCTTGGCAAGGGGTAGAGCATGGTAGTAACCCATGGCAGCAGAAGCAGTGTCCTGGAGAAACAGCAGGGAATCCCGTTACtaactttttatgtgtttttctctttcatctgttTAACAAGAGGGAGCTATGCCTTCTGTTTAACTTCCACAGAGATCTGCATATTGATAGGTTAattgaatattttgtttcttttaacatcatttttgttaaaattaaatagatataaaagaatttttataacCTATGTGTAAGTTATAAAGACTACCAATACACAGATACCCTGATACCTCCAGTTTGAGAACAGAACATTAGTTTTTCATCCCTTCTTGATCCCatcccctttttttttcctttaacactACTCCTTATTCTaaatttattgtttccttttctttcttgtttcaccatatatgtttatattcctTAACTATATTGTTTAGCTTTGaatgtttaaaatttcatataaacagGGTCAAAATTTGTTCATTCCTTGCAGTTTTATTCCCTTACGATTATATTCTTCAAAgtcatttgtttatttgatttaaaCTGTAACATCTCTATTCTAGTTGATGGGTGACACATGTACAAGAGGTTGTAGATTTTGTTCTGTTAAGACTGCAAGAAATCCACCTCCACTGGATGCCAGTGAGCCCTACAATACTGCAAAGGCAGTTGCAGAGTGGGGTCTGGATTATGTTGTCCTGACATCTGTGGATCGAGATGGTTAGTACGATATCATTACCTCTTCTTAAATTGACTTATTAAGCTGTGACGTCCTCTTAAGCAGTGGATTCTCTTGATTCCAGATATGCCTGATGGAGGAGCTGAGCACTTTGCAAAGACTGTATCTTACTTAAAGGAAAGGTACTTGTTTTTGCATTTGCTTGTGTAATTTAGGGACTTTTGTTGATCCATAttaaattcagtttatttaaggtttttttaaggttaacttaaaGCAGTGGTTACTAACCTTTTGCAGGGGGTTATAAATCCATTTTATAATCTGCTGGAAATTAAAGTCTTCCcaggactgaactgaataaatcatCATCTAGGAGAAGTTAGGATGAGATAAACGCCCACattgttaaaatatataatcataaattGTATGATGACATGCCCTGGGGATTTTCCCataattcacattttattaatatgtaaattttattttaaaagcctttaaaaaGGAGTTTACGCTTATTTCCTATAGCTCAGAACTAGTCTGGCACCTAgcacactcagtaaatgtttttgcCCTGATTCCCccaatattttctatttgttttttttaatagttcattTCAAAAAAGTTTGTCTGTTCCACCCATAAAATTGATTTCACAAACTACCAGTGGGTCCCTCCTTGCAATGAAACAGTGAGTTATAGGATGTGTTCTTTCAACATCTCTTGAATCCATGAGAGGGTGTGATGTGGTGCTTTCTACATCTGTTCTCTCATAAAacaactccaaaaaaaaaagtctcagttTGGTTTGTGAAGAAGTttattagtttctcagtcatttcTACTGCTTGTCAAAGGGAACAGCTCTATTACCTAGTTCATACTTTAATGCTTGAATGCATAGTATAAATAGAAAGATTAATGTTTGGCTTGTATTTCATTTAAGCAAAGCTCATGACTCAGCAACTCAGAAGATAGGTTTTAAAGCCCAGAGCACTTGTGAAATATTTTACCTagaggaagggaggggggcattattcatgaattttaaaagaaatcaaaattaagGCAATCACTTTATATTCACATAAGAGGTATCCCaatttactttcttaaaaatttaagttattttatatttaatactttatattttaatttcttcaaacaacttttaataaagtttaaaagtttttgtaATCCCAAAATGTATTCTCATCATTGTTTGCAAGCAGATGTGTTTTAACCACAGTGTACATGTTATCTGATGTTCTAGGTTGTCACCGTTTTCATTTAGCAGTTCATATATAAGCACTTGTCTGCTCGTGCTGTTCTTGGCAAGATTCTGAAGCTTACTGTATTGAAACTGATACTGAATGCATACTGATGATTTCTGTTTTGAGCAAGTTTTGTCAATTCTTTTCCTCACTGTGATTGATACCTATCTCTTTTTCACTATAGGAATCCAAAAATTCTTGTGGAATGTCTCACCCCTGATTTCCGAGGAGATCTTAAAGCAATAGAAAAAGTTGCCCTGTCAGGATTAGATGTATATGCACATAATGTAGAAACAGTTCCAGAATTACAGAGGTGATTTCGCGTATTGAGTAATGTTGGGAAGTTTGGAGGGTCAAATCTGCTATACTTTTTTTCAGGGGAGAATGTTGTAATTCTATAAAGTgaactctctttttaaaacaaaaatgcatttttaaaaaaaatatatatgtctagtatagaaaaattagaaaatatagacAACAAAAAGAGTATAAACATCATCCATATTTCCACCTGGTAATATCAATTACTTACATCTCAGTGTCTATATACTTGCAtatttatacatgtgtgtatatgttttggTATACGCATACAAACATAACTCGCatcttttttgctttcctttttttggtaAAGTATTGCAAGTGCTGATGAGCTgggattttttccccaaagaacaattttcaaaaacaaaaatattacaaaagagCAATTGATTGTAGTTCTAAAAAAGGACATATAACAATGCATTTGACAATAATATATACAGTAAATGatgctgaagaaaaaaatggtatCATTCAGAtgtattttaaatctcttttaaaaaaagtaggtACTGTGCTTTCTTACTCTTCCTAGTAATTTTAGTAGTTAGGAATAATTACACATTGTTATTCTGTATCAATAACTAttcatatttcagaaaaataaaaaatttcaggcAAGATTAtacattcattttcattagtttagtAAAGCATTTGGTAGTGATTTTATTAGGTTCTACACGTTATTCTGTATCACAAAAAGAAGTATGATAAACAATAGCCAGAATTTCTGCTAAATCATAACTTATTAGGGAGCATAATTTAAATTCAGtggaaaaatactttcaaaaagtaTTTTCCTTATTATCAGTATTGTGGTTACTTTTAAATTCATAAATTTGTTCCCTCTCCTCCTGTGTGAACTGGTCTCTGATTAAAAATAGCAACCATAACAACAGATCAGTTACACAGAAGAAAGGTACATTAGAGTTCAAATGAATGCAATTTAACGTCAGCAACTGTGTCCTTTGGGCCTTTATCCATTTAAAACTTGGTGGTTTGTCCCCTGTTGAAGTCAAGCACACAGTCTGTTCCAGCCTTGTCATATCTTATGATCCCACCACCAGTGGGTGCCagtttctctgttttcatttaaaaaacattatcctttccagtgaaaattccagaatcatgcattttttttttttaacctaagaaATGTCAATGCTGTATCCTTACCAGCAGAGGGCAGCTTAGtctttagaaaagaaatgaacataaaaGTTTCAATCCTCTTAAATGGTTCAGGTTAAACAGTTTTTTCTTTGTTCAGTATCGaaattttcttccatgttttcCCCCTTCTCTCAATTACCCTTATAATCACTCATTCTCCGGCTTCAGAATCCTAGTTTCTCAATGAGTAATTCATAAACTGAATTACTTCATTCATTACTTCTGTTCTCATTTTCTGTGCCCCAGGCTTGAAAGGCCTGAAAAGTCAACAGAACTGGGGGCCTAGTGAaggcttattttctttctcaaagtaACAGTTAGACGTTTGTGCACAAATGCTACCATTGAACCATATGATGCAGCGTGATGTCCAGAATGTACCTTCCTGGTCTTTCAGGTTGCTTGCATAATTATGTACTTAGTTGAGCTTGTGGTTATTCTTGCTGACAAAAGCTCTGCTGTTTTCAAGGAAAGTTCGTGATCCCCGGGCCAATTTTGACCAGTCTCTACGTGTACTAAAACATGCCAAGGAGGTTCGACCTGATGTTATTTCTAAAACATCTATTATGTTGGGTTTAGGTGAGAATGATGAGCAAGTATATGCCACGATGAAaggtaaagaaatttaaaaatgaaaactcttttcCATTTAACTTGAGTGATAGCAGGAGTCCCACTTTGGAAAACCTGGTATGCTTTCTCCATAGTCTCAGTGAAAGTGCTAGTGAGAACAAAAATTCAGGATATGGATATAAACAGCAGCatagaaaagagaggaagaatgTGTTCTTAAAACTTTATGGAATGATGTACAGGATGCTTAGAATATGGAATTTGCATCCCATTTTATTCCTTACCCTTTCATCAACTAAAAACATGATTTTTGTCTGCTTTTCTTGTCCAGTCAAGACAATTTTTGAGTGCCAGCCAGGTACCAGGAGCTCTGTCAACCACTGACGACTCAAAGATGACTAAGATGAATCCAGGCCTTTGAGAAAGTGCTTACTTATAGCATTGTTACATAACATGGTGTGCTTTTGACTTTTAGTCTATTTAATTTGTTTACTTTGCAATTCTTGagcttcttaaattttaaaatataaaagcttttcttttaCCTGAAGGTCCTTGGCCAACTTGCAGTTATCTATTGGTTCAAAGGGTAATAAATTCAAATGATAATTAAAAGCTACTTTTTACAGCAATGCATACAGATAGCACTTTAAAAAATCTGCTCATATAATGTGTGCTTTTTTTCCTGTAGCACTTCGTGAGGCAGATGTGGACTGTTTGACTTTAGGACAATATATGCAGCCAACAAAGCGCCACCTTAAGGTACAACTACCATAAGTCGCCAAATGTTTCTTGGTGGTTTGCattacatctttattttctataGGTAGAATTCAGAAGCTGCTGGCTTTTTAGTGTACTGTTCCATGTATATTTCTGAGTTCCAGTTCCATTTTATTATCTGCATAAAGTGGCTATGCTGGCACTTATTTGCTGCCCTCAATATTGTCTTACTAAAATGACctgtaggaaaaaataaataaaatgacctataggaaaaaaacttttaagttggGAAGTACATTTGTATCACTCCTGCCAATCTTGTGATTTGTTTTAGAATTATATGAGAGCCAGaggtgaagaaagaaagaaaagccagtcTCCCTATTTCTATatcagtcatttattcattcattcagaaaacttTTCTTGAGTAGTAACCGTGTGCCAGACACAGTGCTGAGCAGAAGATACAAGATAAGTAACACAATCTTATCCTTAGGAATCTTATAGGCGTGACTGATCCTTTCTCTTTTGGAATAGTTAGTGTAATACAAAATTGATGTTTCCCCTTCGCTGTAATTCACTACCATTATGTTCTGACCAAGTAGCCAACAAGTAGATTTTCATATAGAACTAAAATGATTTCGGAAAATTCTAGAATCTAGAATTAATTCTTTAAATCTAGGTTGAAGAATACATTACTCCTGAAAAGTTCAAATACTGGGAAAAAGTAGGAAATGAACTTGGATTTCATTATACTGCAAGTGGCCCCCTGGTGCGTTCTTCATACAAAGCAGGTAAGTTAAATGGGAGGGCATGCTTCTGTTTAGTCCagaattttaatgtaattttactaGCTACAATAGGATTTTTTACCTTTGTAATTTCAGCTCTTATTTTGATAAATAGCTTGAGCTGACTtatgaaaataaaagcttttttaagagagaaagtcATGTGGTAATGGCCAttacaagaataaacaaatagttATTTTTTGGATATATCCAAACTGTGTTATACTATTAAAGATCTTTTTAATGACTGTTATATGTTGAAGTCTAATCCTAGATATGTTTAAATTAGGCATAAATTCTGATTGTAAAAATTAATGTTTAGGTGTAATATTCAGTGTGTTCTGTAAAGAAATTGAAGACTTTTTTAATGAACTAGCAACAGCTTATCTTGGTTATAAAACCCAAGAATTTGAGCTGATTGACAGACTGTGGGAACTTTGGAaatcaataattataaatgatTTATTCTTCTTCAAGCAGTACTGCTGGGaagctaaaaatatatataaagaataggaCCAACAGCAACTTCCAGGGTGGTTAAAGTAGAATAATATCATTTGAAAGgagtttttgttggttttttgttttgttttgttttttggtaaggCAAATTTCTCACTTTTACAAGTAAGTGaattataaacttttaaatttctttaaaattaccaGTAAAAGAACAAAGCCTTAGATTCAGATGGATTAGGATATTATCAGATGATAATATGGTTAGGTTCTTATCAGATTTAGATAAAGCATGGGACAGCAGGGATTATTTTCTCCATTACTTGGCTAGGTTATGAGCCTTGGGATTCTTGGTGATTATGTACACATCAGTCATTGCATTCTActcagaagatgccctggagaaggaaatggcagcccactccagtgttcttgcctaggaaatcccatggacagaggagtctgctgggctacagtccatggggtcgcaaaagaatcagacacaactaagtgactaaacaacaacattaagATGACAGAGAAGTTCCTCAGACTCCTCATAATGTTGGACCTGGAGTACTGAGCTCTGGCGTTAAGCACTGAGCCGTGGTGTAACAGCCAGAGACTAAGTGGAACCTTAagacctgaaaagtgaaagtgcccTCCTCTAACTAGCTAATTTAGTGCACAGGCACATCTTAGAGTGTGGAGAGAATGCAAGCCCATTATAAGTGAAGAGCTCTTGCTGCCCTAGAGGGGAATAAGTTAAAGAGATTCCATCAAATGAATTTGCTCAACTGCAGCAAggtctccattttataaatatcaaatcTAGGCTAATAATGTAGCCGAATTGCTCTCTGAAATAACTGTGCCAACCAACAGCAATACTTTATCAGAGATGAGGAATAGATACTGCACATGAAGTAAAATAAATGCACATAAAGTAGAATAAGTGCACCTTAGATACGATAGGGTCACCCTTTATAATATGTTGAGTTactcaaaataaaaatggtaGAAATTGTAGTGATAGAAAAAGTCTTTTAAGGATAATGATCGTCATGGTTGAGGAAAGAGCCAAAGATGTGGGGGATCTGTGGGGTTAGAAAATTGACATTGAGAATTGAGAAGGAAACACCAATAAATACAGAAGTCTTCTTTAAAGGGAAACACAGAAGTATAATTATTCTGAAATCTATACCTAAAATTGatactaatatatttttttatttttcctaaataggtgaatttttcctgaaaaatctagtggctaaaagaaaaacaaaagccctgTAACATTTAACGAGACATTCAAGATCATGATAATTTTGGAAGTTTCACTCCAGTTGTTAACAGAAGTGATGGTATAATGCCTAGAATTCAGTGCATATAtcctaatttttttaagaaaaatgtcaatAAGATATGCATATTTAACTATAATAATGCATTCGTCTTTTAGCATATCTTGTTTGTCCCAGTAAACAATTGCTTGTTATGTTATAATCATAAAATGTCTTTGTAAGAGTTtatcattaatttaaataatacattaaaaacttAGAAAATCTTTGAGCCTCTATACATCATTGTCACCTTTCATTTCTGGAAAATGACACTGTGATGAAACAGTATAGACTTGAGATTATGTCCGTTTAGCAAAAACATCACTGGAATAATTTAGAAAGGCTTAAGAATTTCAGTGTAGACCCTTCATATAGATAACAACTGTTTTAGACCTACAACATAATTCTACATTGATTACTTGTTTAGGACTTCTATGAAACCAAGACCATGATGTTGTCCAAGATGGGGAAATATAacctaagaataaaatattaactctGATTTTATAGTATTTGCTATATCACATACACTGTCCACTTATTCCTTTTATTCAACTTACATCACTCTGGTGAGGTGATTGTGTTCTATCATAGTAATGACCTGAGTGAGGAATTTCTTTCCTAAGTAGTAGAACTCAAATTCATCCTTTGACTCTGAATCCTATTTTTCTACCACATCTCACAAGGGACGCATTTAGATGGCAATATGGTAAAATATGTAATTTGGATAGCCAGTTCTGTTTTGAAGTTTTAAATATGTGAACTAATTTCTTTTATAATGTGTATAACTTTGAAAGTTAGCTTTTAATTTAACTCAGGGGAGCCATATATATTTTGACTCACTTTCCTTatgctgtgtgtgttcagttgtgtccaactctttgcgaccccatgggctgtagcctaccaggctcctctgtccatgggatttcacagggaAAAAATGGATTAATTTTCAGACTCTGATTTTGTAACATAATCTGCTGCTACAATTGCCCAGGGTAGGCAAGTGGTAATGAAACATCTTAACAGAAGAGTTATTTTGTCAAGTGAAATTTTTGTTATCccaatgtaaaataattaaaatggcattttattagcataaaagttttgggggggctccaaaatcactgcagatggtgactgcagccatgaaattaaaagacgcttactccttggaaggaaagttatgaccgacctagacagtttattaaaaagcagagacattactttgccaacaaaggtctgtctagtcaggggtatggtttttccagtggtcatgtatggatgtgagagttggactgtgaagaaagctgagtgccaaaaaattgatgcttttgaactgtggtgttggagaagactcttcagagtcccttggactgcaaggagatccaaccagtccattgtaaaggagatcagtcctgggtgttctttggaaggaatgatgctaaagctgaaactccagtactttggccacctcatgcgaagagttgactcattggaaaagactctgatgctgggagggattgggggcaggaggagaaggggatgacagaggatgagatggctggatggcatcaccgactcgatggacgtgagtttgagtgaactctgggagttggtgatagggagccctcgtgtgctgcaattcatggggtcgcaaagagtgagcaactaaactgaactgatacatatatatatcatgtgCCTGTTACATACCGTACATAGTACGTAACAGAGGGACAACtgaattgttttaatttgtaacaACTGCTCATAAAAATAGTGGAAAAATTAAGCTATTTTGATACAGATGTGAAATTGGGAGTCATGGGTGACGTTTGCAGTCTTTGTCAGATCTCAATAGTCCATTTACTCCTTTGTTTTCTTGTGGTTACATAGTCTTGAGAAAAATCCTGTCTAGTACAGctaaataataatacattattttaaaaatttaaaacatcttgCAATCTCAGGATGCTCTCCAGTTAAATATATTCCAAAAACCTGAAAGGTGATTAGCAAGA
It encodes the following:
- the LIAS gene encoding lipoyl synthase, mitochondrial isoform X1 → MSLRCGGAVRTVGPRVFGRYVFSPVREVSFLPDEKKEFLQSGPDLQEFISGNLADKSTWDEYKGNLKRQKGERLRLPPWLKTEIPMGKNYNKLKNTLRNLNLHTVCEEARCPNIGECWGGGEYATATATIMLMGDTCTRGCRFCSVKTARNPPPLDASEPYNTAKAVAEWGLDYVVLTSVDRDDMPDGGAEHFAKTVSYLKERNPKILVECLTPDFRGDLKAIEKVALSGLDVYAHNVETVPELQRKVRDPRANFDQSLRVLKHAKEVRPDVISKTSIMLGLGENDEQVYATMKALREADVDCLTLGQYMQPTKRHLKVEEYITPEKFKYWEKVGNELGFHYTASGPLVRSSYKAGEFFLKNLVAKRKTKAL
- the LIAS gene encoding lipoyl synthase, mitochondrial isoform X2; its protein translation is MSLRCGGAVRTVGPRVFGRYVFSPVREVSFLPDEKKEFLQSGPDLQEFISGNLADKSTWDEYKGNLKRQKGERCVRKLDVPILESVGEVENMLPPQPQSWNPKILVECLTPDFRGDLKAIEKVALSGLDVYAHNVETVPELQRKVRDPRANFDQSLRVLKHAKEVRPDVISKTSIMLGLGENDEQVYATMKALREADVDCLTLGQYMQPTKRHLKVEEYITPEKFKYWEKVGNELGFHYTASGPLVRSSYKAGEFFLKNLVAKRKTKAL